GCGTTGGGACGAACGTATCTGGCGCAGCTCATTAACCATTATTAATGGCCAATCTCAATATGTTGCACAATGGCTTCCGAATAAAGAGACTTTGCCTCTTTTTAGTGAGGGAAGAATAAATGGAGTGGTGACGCTACATGGAAATGCGCAGGGTTTAAACAAAATTTTATTAGATTTGTCCGTAAATGCGCTCGCCTTTAGTGACCGCTCCGGGTTGCATGCAGGTGAGAACGTGAATATGGCAATGACTGTAATAGCGACACGCGCCGCTCGAAATAAACAATGGGAATGGCAAAGTGATATTAACTGGCTAGGTGGCGAAATATTCTGGCAGCCGATTTATCTTATAGGTAGTGGGCAGCGTCTAAGCTTGAATGGCACTGTAGATGAAAAAAATGTTCAGATACACAAGGGAAAACTTGTATTTGAAGATATTGGTCAATTTGATTTTTCGGGTGTTATGGTGCGATCTGACAATAGGCTACGCGATTTTGAGTTGCGTACAGACAATTTAGAATTATCAAATTTGTTTGATCGAATATTGAAGCCTTTTCTAGAAAACACCGTCTTCTCAGAAATGGAAGTATCAGGTTATGGCGCTCTTGATTGGCGTTATCGTAATGGTCAAAGCGAATCATTAATTTTAGATCTTAATAATGCTTCAGTAATAGATAAGCGGTCGCGGTTTGCATTTGAGGAAATAAATGCGCATATCCCGTGGAAGCGGGAAAGTATGACAACAGCAGATATTAGTATTCTGAATGGCGAAATATTACGTATACCATTAGGTAATGTGCACGTTCCACTAAAAATTAATAATTTTAATTTCAGTTTATCAGAACTTGTTTTGCCTGTGCTCGATGGTGCATTGAAGCTGGAAGAATTCAGTGCTTCGTACCGGGATCATGGCTGGCAATGGCAATTTAGCGGCGAGCTTTTTCCTGTGTCCATGGAGAAACTAACAGCAGCACTGCAAATCCAGAAAATGCACGGTACGTTATCGGGAGTGATTCCCTGGGTGAATTATGACGGGGCAACGATTGCTGTTGATGGTACGCTATTATTTAATGTTTTCGACGGAACCATGGTGGCAAAAAATCTAATATTATTCGAACCGCTAGGTCTTACTCCACATCTTAAAGTAGACTTGGAAATGCGTAATTTGGATCTTGATCTGCTGACACGAACATTCTCATTTGGAAGTATGCAGGGACGTATTGATATGGATATGCATAATCTTGAGCTGGCCAGCTGGCGGCCTACAAAGTTCGATGCGAATTTGCTGAGTAGTCCTGGGAGCTATCCACGCCGAATCAGTCAAGCCGCAATACAAAATATCTCGGCATTGGGTGGAATGAGGGCAGCAGCTATCATTCAGCGTAGTTTTCTGCGATTTTTTAAAGAATTTGGCTACTCAAAAATAGGATGGCGTTGTTCATTACGCAATAATGTTTGCCGTATGGGTGGAATCGAATCTGAATCAGATGGTTATGTCATTGTGAAAGGTGGTGGTGTGCCAGCTATTACTGTGATGGGCTATAATCAGGATGTAAGTTGGCACGAGTTGGTTAACCGTTTAAAACGAGTTACTCAGGGAAATGATCCTATTATTCAATAGAGTACAAGATGAAGAGTAATTTTTTCTGTATCAGTTTGTTGGCATTGATTGGCTTGATTTTGTCAGCGTGTGTCACCATTAATATCTATTTTCCTGCTGCTGCCGCTGAAAAGGCAGCTGACAGAATTATTGAAGAAGTGTGGCAACTGGAAGGCACGGAGGCTGTGCGAGAAACAGATAAAGTCGTACCTTAAGATTCTTGATCAAATTATTACATTATTGAGGTGACAACATTGAGTAACCCCATTTTTCGTTTGTTAGTGTGGGTGATATTATTTTTGGTATTACCTGCTTTAAGTTATGCGGCTGCAAATATTGAGATTAATACTCCTGCTATTACCAGTCTTAAACAGAGTATGCAGAATCGGCATAATCAGTTAGCAGCATATTATAGCAGTGGTGCGGTCGGCCTTACCCGAGATGGACTGATAGCAATGCATGACGCTAATGCGGTGCCATTAGCAACGAGGCAGTTAGTAAATTCCTTGATTGCAGCAGAGAACCAGGATAGAAATGCTCTTTATCGTGAGATTGCTCGTGCTAATAACCATCCCGAATGGGAGAGTGATATTCGTGCTACTTTTAGTCAACGCTGGATTAAATTAGCCAAGCCAGGATGGTGGTACCAGACGGCAAACGGTTCTTGGGTAAAACACAGGTGAATTCCTAACGTTGAGAAAGATGAGATGCTAGCTTATGAAGGTGCTGACTATTTTATTTTTAACAGCAACGGGTTCCTTGAGATTTGATCGTAATTTTTAAAAATATCTGATATCAAAATCTTTCTATTTATTTATGCTTTTTAAATTTAGGTTGTCGTGCAAGGAGGCTATGCCAGCCTCCTTTTTTGAATCAATTCCTAATCTCGTTCACCCGAGAACGCAAGCAATAACTGCAATAAGCTAATGAATAAATTATAAATGCTAAGGTAAATACCTAAGGTCGCCATGACGTAATTGGTTTCTCCGCCATTAACGATTCGACTGACATCAAACAGAATAAAGCCGGAGAACAGTAATACAGCAACCGCTGAGATAGCAAGCGAGAGGGCGGGTATAGCAAAAAACAGATTAGCTAACGATGCAATTATTATGAGGACAAGTCCTACCATAAGGAAGTTGCGCATAAAGCCAAAATCTTTCTTTGTTACGGTTGCAATCGTTGCAAGCGTAAAGAAAATTACACCAGTTCCAGCCGCAGCAATGCCTATCAGTTGTGCGCCATTCTTAAAGTGTAAGGCATATTGCAGCATGGGACCGAGCCACCAGCCTGCCACAAAAGTGAATGCAAAGAGTAACACGATACCCCAAATGCTATTACGTGTTGCGCTGACGGCAAACATCAAACCGATCATGACAGCTAACATTACTAGGGATCCGATGATTGGAGATTGAGCGAGAAATGAGAAATTCATATTGGTTCCAATGGCCGCACCAACAACGGTTGGAATCATGGTCAGGCCTAACATCCAATAGGTGTTACGTAATACTTTATTGCGCTCAGCGTCAAGCTTTCCTGTTTGTGTTGCAGATGTTGTATATCGTAGATTAGATTGCATATAAACCCCCCTTTGTACCTAAAAAATATAACTCATTAGACTACCCATATTTTTTAAAAGTTGCAATTGCATTTTTAATCTAAAATCAGATAAATGGTCTTGGTTATCCAGGTTGGAAATGTGCGCTTAGAAGATAAAATAATGCTTGGTTTCTGTGTTACTGCCTTCCGATTGAATCGTGGCAGAATAGCTGGCTTGATACGGCATCTTTTTGGATGCTATTGCTGTCAGAGTTTCTCTCAGAAGAAGGATCCTTGGCGGGATTTCTGTTAGATAAATTAGCGTTTTGCGTAGATTTTGGAATCCGTGGTTTTCCCATTCGTGAAGTGGAAGGAGAATCGTTTGTCTGCAATATTTTCTCCATTAGATTATTTTGGTCCATGGAAACCCTTGGTGAGCGACTGGATTATATTAGCGATCCTTTAAAGATCCTTTGTCCATACGACCTGGTGCTAGAACGCATGCGCCTGATCATGGCTAGTTCGAATTTTGTTTGTACATAAATCAATGGTAATAAATTTATGTGTATTGATAGATTGATTAATCGCTAAATCAGACTGGCCGCAATAAATAAATTGTTGTGAGTAAGCAATCGCATTCCATTTTGCTGATGGGGGTATATTTGAAATCGAAAATACGCTAATACCACTATTCCAAATAGGGGATATTGCTATAAAAATCATCAATTTCCCTTGTGAGAGTGATTGAGTCATGCTAAAATTTCGGCTCTAATTATTAGAGTATAGAAGTTACCAATAATTAAAAATATAAGTTGTAAATATATAGGAAGTTCGGCCAAGTAAAAGTAATTATCGTCAATCATGATATGGTTATTTTTATATAAGATAAGATTTCAATATATGGACTGTTTCACAAGCTGATTGAGTGATAATAATTGTTCAGATTTGTATGGGTATAGTTCGTATTCGGAATCGGTAAAATTAGTAATCACTGTGGGGGAAATATGAGCAGTAAATCAGCAGTAGCCCTAGCGGGGGTTTCCGCTCTCGCTTTTTACTCGAGTATGGCGGTCGGGTCTAAATATAATTTACCTGAGCCGCAAAGTGTTATCGCTCAAGATATATATGATCAACATATGCTGTTGTTGTGGGTTTGTTTGATTATTTTTGTTGGTGTATTCGGTGTGATGTTTTATTCCATACTTAAGCACCGCAAATCTTTAGGTTATAAAGCTGCAAACTTCCATCACAGCACAACGGTTGAGGTGATCTGGACAGTGATTCCTTGTGTCATTCTTCTTGCAATGGCTTGGCCGGCAACCAAAACAGTTCTTGCTATGAAGGATACTTCAAGTCCAGATATTACGATCAAGGCGACGGGCTATCAATGGATGTGGGGTTATGATTACTTGCAGGGCGAAGGCGAGGGAATCAGCTTCTATAGCAAGTTAACCACACCTAAAGCGCAGATAGAAAACAAGGAACCTAAAGGCGAAAATTACTTATTAGAAGTGGACAATCATGTAGTGGTGCCTGTAGGTAAGAAAATACGGGTAATTATTACAGCGAATGATGTGCTTCATGCATGGTGGGTACCTGCGTTTGGAA
This genomic window from Nitrosomonas cryotolerans ATCC 49181 contains:
- a CDS encoding YdbL family protein, whose amino-acid sequence is MSNPIFRLLVWVILFLVLPALSYAAANIEINTPAITSLKQSMQNRHNQLAAYYSSGAVGLTRDGLIAMHDANAVPLATRQLVNSLIAAENQDRNALYREIARANNHPEWESDIRATFSQRWIKLAKPGWWYQTANGSWVKHR
- a CDS encoding Bax inhibitor-1/YccA family protein, producing the protein MQSNLRYTTSATQTGKLDAERNKVLRNTYWMLGLTMIPTVVGAAIGTNMNFSFLAQSPIIGSLVMLAVMIGLMFAVSATRNSIWGIVLLFAFTFVAGWWLGPMLQYALHFKNGAQLIGIAAAGTGVIFFTLATIATVTKKDFGFMRNFLMVGLVLIIIASLANLFFAIPALSLAISAVAVLLFSGFILFDVSRIVNGGETNYVMATLGIYLSIYNLFISLLQLLLAFSGERD
- the coxB gene encoding cytochrome c oxidase subunit II — encoded protein: MSSKSAVALAGVSALAFYSSMAVGSKYNLPEPQSVIAQDIYDQHMLLLWVCLIIFVGVFGVMFYSILKHRKSLGYKAANFHHSTTVEVIWTVIPCVILLAMAWPATKTVLAMKDTSSPDITIKATGYQWMWGYDYLQGEGEGISFYSKLTTPKAQIENKEPKGENYLLEVDNHVVVPVGKKIRVIITANDVLHAWWVPAFGIKQDAIPGFIRDGWFTADNPGIYRGQCAELCGKDHGFMPIVVEVMEAEDYAQWVGEQLKKSAAVDDESIATEANKV